The Methanothrix sp. region CACCAAGGTATTCTATCCGGATGTCCCGTACAAGGGTGTCGAGGTCATGATGGGGCCGGTGCTGGATGGTGTGGCGCCGCACATGATGGAATACCCGGAGGAGAGCACATTTGTCGTGTCCGATCAGCCACCGTGTGATGTCCGAAGGGAGCTTGAGGAGAGCGGCGCTGAGATACTGATAAACTACATGCCGGTGGGATCTGAGAGAGCCACAAGGTTCTATGCGCAGGCTGCCCTGGACGCTGGCGTGGCCTTCATCAACTGCATGCCCGTGTTCATAGCATCCGACAGGGAATGGGCCATGCGGTTCCAGGAGAGGGGCATCCCTGTGGTCGGAGACGACATAAAATCGCAGATCGGTGCCACAATAGTCCACAGAACGCTGGCAAAGCTCTTCATGGACCGCGGCTGCCGGCTCGACAGGACCTATCAGCTCAACGTCGGCGGAAACACAGACTTCCTGAACATGCTCAGCAGGGATCGGCTGAGATCGAAGAAGATATCCAAGACGGAGGCTGTTCAGTCTGTTCTGGATGCACCTCTTGATCCTGAGAACATACACATAGGGCCGTGTGATTATATACCATGGCAGAAGGACAACAAGGTATGCTTCCTGCGGATGGAGGGGAGGATCTTCGGGGACGTTCCCATAAATCTGGAGCTCAGGCTGTCCGTAGAGGATTCGCCCAACAGCGCAGGCTGCACAATTGATGCGATAAGGGTATGCAAGCTTGCGATCGAGAGAGGAATCGGTGGACCCCTCCTGGAGATCTCATCCTACACGATGAAGCACCCCCCTGTGCAGTACCCGGACGAGGTGGCCAGAGAGCTCGTGGAGAGGTTCATAGCAGAGTCGGAGAGCGTGATCGAAGCAAAAGTTTAGCATTTCATGCAGTGCCATTCCCCAGCCTGGAAAGTGTAACACAGCTGTACTTGTGGATGATTGCAATCCGAGCAAGTTATCTATAGTTATCCGCATAACTGTGTATAACCTGTTGCTCCGGGGAACCGTTGTATCCATGATCTGGCGTAGCTCATGGAGTGTGCGAATCTGGACCAACCCTCTGGGATGACTCTTTTTGCGTCTTCCAGGTTTTTGACAAATGTAACAGATAGCAGCCTTTTTATTGATTTCCATATGAACTCTATTGGATTCGGATCAGGAGAATACGGTGGCAGGTAAACGAGATATATTCCGAGCTCTTGCGACGGCAGTGTGCCGAAATTGCTGTAAAAGTATGGTAGAGAATCCCGACGATCGGAGTTTGCTGTTGGAGTTGTGACAGCAACTGGATCTATTCAAAGTATGTAATATGCCCTGTATCCTGACTTGAGATGTTCCAAAATCAAGGAGGAGACAGGGCATGGATCAATTCGAGCCGATAATAAATTATCTTGTCGATCCGAACAGCGGGCTGAGGCAGGTTATCACCGAGTTTCTGAGAGCGGTGATGCAATACGAGGCCTATCAGCAGATCGGTGCGCTGCCATACGAGCGCACTCCTGAAAGGAAGGCGCACCGAAACGGGACGAGACCGCGAACTTTGAAGAGTCTAGCTGGTGAAATAACTCTTGATAAACCTCAGTTCAGAGAATTTCCATTTGAATCCAGGGTATTTGAGAGATACTCCCGCGTAGAGCAGGCTTTGCTCAT contains the following coding sequences:
- a CDS encoding inositol-3-phosphate synthase, encoding MAVAGVGNCASSLIQGIEYYKNRSAEECVGLMHYDICGYRPGDIDVVAAFDIDARKVGRDISEAIFARPNCTKVFYPDVPYKGVEVMMGPVLDGVAPHMMEYPEESTFVVSDQPPCDVRRELEESGAEILINYMPVGSERATRFYAQAALDAGVAFINCMPVFIASDREWAMRFQERGIPVVGDDIKSQIGATIVHRTLAKLFMDRGCRLDRTYQLNVGGNTDFLNMLSRDRLRSKKISKTEAVQSVLDAPLDPENIHIGPCDYIPWQKDNKVCFLRMEGRIFGDVPINLELRLSVEDSPNSAGCTIDAIRVCKLAIERGIGGPLLEISSYTMKHPPVQYPDEVARELVERFIAESESVIEAKV